Proteins from one Catenuloplanes atrovinosus genomic window:
- the pdxT gene encoding pyridoxal 5'-phosphate synthase glutaminase subunit PdxT, whose translation MSRDLTVGVLALQGDVREHLRALAECDALARPVRRPEELDTVDALVIPGGESTAISKLAVDFGLLDPIRKRIADGMPVYGSCAGMIMLAGTVLDGRPDQQSFGGIDMTVRRNAFGRQVDSFEAAVEIDGIDGDPFHAVFIRAPWVEEVGPDARVLGRVTSGAAAGRIVAVRQGHVLATAFHPELTGDLRVHAAFVEMARAS comes from the coding sequence GTGAGCCGCGATCTGACGGTCGGCGTCCTTGCGCTCCAGGGGGACGTCCGCGAGCACCTGCGCGCGCTGGCCGAGTGCGACGCGCTGGCCCGGCCGGTGCGCCGCCCGGAGGAACTGGACACCGTGGACGCGCTGGTGATCCCGGGCGGCGAGTCCACCGCCATCTCCAAGCTGGCGGTCGACTTCGGCCTGCTCGACCCGATCCGCAAGCGGATCGCGGACGGCATGCCGGTCTACGGCTCCTGCGCCGGCATGATCATGCTGGCCGGGACCGTCCTGGACGGGCGCCCCGACCAGCAGTCCTTCGGCGGCATCGACATGACGGTCCGGCGCAACGCGTTCGGCCGCCAGGTCGACTCGTTCGAGGCCGCGGTGGAGATCGACGGCATCGACGGCGACCCGTTCCACGCGGTCTTCATCCGCGCGCCGTGGGTCGAGGAGGTCGGGCCGGACGCGCGGGTGCTGGGCCGCGTAACGTCCGGTGCGGCCGCCGGTAGGATTGTTGCGGTTCGGCAGGGGCACGTGCTCGCCACCGCCTTCCATCCGGAACTGACCGGGGATCTCCGAGTGCACGCGGCATTCGTCGAGATGGCGCGGGCGAGCTAG
- a CDS encoding YebC/PmpR family DNA-binding transcriptional regulator: MSGHSKWATTKHKKAVIDAKRGKMFAKLIKNVEVAARTGGGDPAGNPTLYDAIQKAKKSSVPNDNIDRAVKRGSGLEAGGADWQTIMYEGYGPNGVALLIECLTDNRNRAATEVRTALTRNGGNLADAGSVAYMFSRKGVVIVPKTDGLTEDDLLMYVIDAGAEEVNDLGEAFEIVSEPTDMPAVRSALTDNKIEYDSADTNFVASVNVPLDEEGARKIFKLIDVLEDCDDVQNVFGNFDVSDEVMAAVDA; the protein is encoded by the coding sequence ATGTCCGGCCACTCCAAGTGGGCAACCACCAAGCACAAGAAGGCCGTCATCGATGCCAAGCGCGGCAAGATGTTCGCCAAGCTGATCAAGAACGTCGAGGTCGCCGCCCGCACCGGTGGCGGCGACCCCGCCGGCAACCCGACGCTCTACGACGCCATCCAGAAGGCGAAGAAGAGCTCGGTGCCGAACGACAACATCGACCGCGCGGTCAAGCGCGGCTCCGGCCTGGAGGCGGGCGGCGCCGACTGGCAGACGATCATGTACGAGGGCTACGGGCCGAACGGCGTGGCGCTGCTGATCGAGTGCCTGACCGACAACCGGAACCGCGCCGCCACCGAGGTCCGCACCGCGCTCACCCGCAACGGCGGCAACCTGGCGGACGCCGGCTCGGTGGCGTACATGTTCTCCCGCAAGGGCGTCGTGATCGTCCCGAAGACCGACGGCCTGACCGAGGACGACCTGCTCATGTACGTGATCGACGCGGGCGCCGAGGAGGTCAACGACCTCGGCGAGGCGTTCGAGATCGTCTCCGAGCCGACCGACATGCCGGCGGTCCGCTCCGCGCTCACCGACAACAAGATCGAGTACGACTCGGCCGACACGAACTTCGTGGCCTCGGTCAACGTCCCCCTCGACGAGGAGGGCGCTCGCAAGATCTTCAAGCTGATCGACGTCCTCGAGGACTGCGACGACGTGCAGAACGTCTTCGGCAACTTCGATGTCTCCGACGAGGTCATGGCCGCGGTCGACGCGTAG
- a CDS encoding sensor histidine kinase gives MSEFASESPTTAGPRSHGGSGMSGQLVAPAAIARAVLLGRAVVTVTAAAAGLLLIDERWRVPAVVALVVAATVAQVAVLTRRPGALVRHPWPALLADLLVAGGVLALSRGGMAFFCYSAGAAALAGALIGMRALPLWALHAALGFASAAVLLRQSRPSPEVTAFVAAFPVLGLLAGVGATVATAALVRYVELTVAVVASAQRSAAASERARLARELHDSVAKTLRGVSFAAVALPQSLRRHPALAEQLADTVSRGAEAAAREARELMEGLRADDPGEDFGYGVARACRDWERRTGIPVRTSIDDVDPPLETRYELLRILREGLANVERHARAARVWVRVAAMPGEVELSVADDGVGFAAASLDDLRAAGRLGLVGVHERASGVGGAAEVRSAPGEGSLLRVRVPVPAGAAA, from the coding sequence ATGAGCGAGTTCGCGAGCGAATCGCCGACCACGGCGGGTCCGCGGTCGCACGGCGGGTCCGGCATGAGCGGCCAGCTCGTCGCGCCGGCCGCGATCGCCCGGGCCGTGCTGCTCGGGCGCGCGGTCGTGACCGTCACCGCGGCCGCCGCGGGGCTGCTGCTGATCGATGAGCGGTGGCGGGTCCCGGCCGTGGTCGCGCTGGTGGTGGCCGCCACCGTGGCGCAGGTCGCGGTGCTCACCCGGCGGCCCGGCGCGCTGGTGCGGCACCCGTGGCCGGCGCTGCTCGCGGACCTGCTGGTGGCCGGCGGCGTGCTGGCGCTCAGCCGCGGCGGCATGGCGTTCTTCTGCTACTCGGCCGGCGCCGCCGCGCTGGCCGGCGCGCTGATCGGCATGCGCGCCCTGCCGCTCTGGGCGCTGCACGCCGCGCTCGGGTTCGCCTCGGCCGCGGTGCTGCTGCGGCAGAGCCGCCCGTCGCCCGAGGTGACCGCGTTCGTCGCCGCGTTCCCGGTGCTCGGCCTGCTGGCCGGGGTCGGCGCGACCGTGGCGACCGCGGCGCTGGTCCGGTACGTGGAGCTGACCGTGGCCGTGGTCGCCTCCGCGCAGCGTTCGGCCGCCGCGTCCGAGCGCGCCCGGCTGGCCCGCGAGCTGCACGACTCGGTGGCGAAGACGCTGCGCGGCGTCTCGTTCGCCGCGGTCGCGCTGCCGCAGTCGCTGCGCCGCCACCCCGCGCTCGCCGAGCAACTCGCCGACACCGTCTCCCGTGGTGCCGAGGCCGCCGCCCGGGAGGCGCGGGAGCTGATGGAGGGCCTGCGCGCCGACGACCCGGGCGAGGACTTCGGGTACGGCGTGGCGCGCGCGTGCCGGGACTGGGAGCGGCGCACCGGCATCCCGGTGCGGACCAGCATCGACGACGTCGATCCACCGCTGGAGACCCGGTACGAACTGCTCCGCATCCTGCGCGAGGGCCTGGCGAACGTGGAGCGGCACGCCCGCGCCGCCCGGGTCTGGGTGCGGGTCGCCGCGATGCCCGGCGAGGTGGAGCTGAGCGTGGCCGACGACGGCGTCGGGTTCGCCGCCGCGAGCCTGGACGACCTGCGCGCGGCCGGCCGGCTCGGGCTGGTCGGCGTGCACGAGCGGGCGAGCGGCGTGGGCGGCGCGGCCGAGGTGCGCTCCGCGCCCGGCGAGGGCTCGCTGCTGCGGGTCCGGGTGCCGGTGCCGGCCGGTGCCGCCGCGTGA
- a CDS encoding response regulator transcription factor, with product MIRVLVVDDNPTVRDALRAHLDASGAALVVGEAGDGRAALDAARRLRPHVTLLDYRMPVADGLSIVAELARLTAVLTLTSDDSDAVVREMLRGGARGYLVHGEFDPAELLRAVTVVASGRSWLSPAAATVAAEALRRAQETAEAAAREAERLDRARRRYGLTAREREVLDLVAEGLANVVIAERLGLTEKTVKNHLHAVFTKLGARNRTEAVLRWTGR from the coding sequence GTGATCCGGGTGCTGGTGGTGGACGACAACCCGACCGTGCGGGACGCGCTCCGCGCGCACCTGGACGCGTCCGGGGCCGCGCTGGTGGTGGGGGAGGCCGGGGACGGGCGGGCGGCGCTGGACGCGGCGCGCCGGCTGCGCCCGCACGTGACGCTGCTGGACTACCGGATGCCGGTCGCGGACGGGCTGTCGATCGTGGCGGAGCTGGCGCGGCTGACCGCGGTGCTGACGTTGACCAGCGACGACAGCGACGCGGTGGTACGCGAGATGCTGCGCGGCGGCGCCCGTGGCTACCTGGTGCACGGCGAGTTCGACCCGGCCGAGCTGCTGCGCGCGGTGACCGTGGTGGCGTCCGGGCGGAGCTGGCTGTCACCGGCCGCCGCGACCGTGGCCGCGGAGGCGCTGCGGCGCGCGCAGGAGACGGCGGAGGCGGCGGCGCGCGAGGCGGAGCGGCTGGACCGGGCCCGCCGGCGGTACGGGCTGACCGCGCGCGAGCGCGAGGTGCTCGACCTGGTCGCGGAGGGCCTGGCGAACGTGGTGATCGCGGAGCGCCTGGGCCTGACCGAGAAGACCGTCAAGAACCATCTGCACGCGGTCTTCACCAAGCTCGGCGCGCGCAACCGGACCGAGGCCGTGCTCCGCTGGACCGGCCGCTGA
- a CDS encoding DUF1996 domain-containing protein codes for MRTDRLSRLVPVVALVLAASACSVTTVPTADGSSAPALVLPTCLPAEYADLATPAERAGVTMPPCAPATGAPSPAGTPAGAPPSASPSPSPSRTGGGGAAPTVTTPVTVPTFDGPPPRAQYREVAANCTMTHRRGDDPIVFPGLTGASHDHTFVGNPATDAFSTPEKLVGGKTSCQDPKDASSYWFPTLLQNGKALTPQQVTVYYKSGIDDYRRVRPFPAGFRLLVGNAKAPAGETFQGTWSCGGQTGPEIPASCPDGSSLIVRHKAPSCWDGKHLDTPDHKSHMAWPVRGECPRSHPVPLPMFEMKVPYKLPGGVTKGLALSSGAANTFHFDFMNGWDPARQAEVIAHCVNGGRQCNGVGYDQHKP; via the coding sequence GTGAGAACCGATCGCCTGAGCCGCCTGGTGCCGGTCGTGGCGCTGGTGCTGGCCGCGAGTGCCTGCTCCGTGACGACCGTGCCGACCGCGGACGGCTCGTCGGCGCCCGCGCTGGTGCTGCCGACCTGCCTGCCCGCGGAGTACGCGGACCTCGCCACGCCGGCCGAGCGGGCCGGCGTGACCATGCCGCCGTGCGCGCCGGCCACCGGGGCACCGTCCCCGGCCGGCACGCCGGCCGGCGCGCCCCCGTCGGCGTCGCCGTCGCCCAGCCCGTCCCGGACCGGCGGTGGCGGCGCCGCGCCCACCGTGACCACGCCGGTGACCGTGCCGACGTTCGACGGCCCGCCGCCGCGCGCGCAGTACCGGGAGGTGGCGGCGAACTGCACGATGACGCACCGGCGCGGCGACGACCCGATCGTCTTTCCGGGGCTGACCGGCGCCTCGCACGACCACACGTTCGTCGGAAATCCGGCGACCGACGCGTTCAGCACGCCGGAGAAGCTGGTCGGCGGGAAGACCTCGTGCCAGGACCCGAAGGACGCCTCGTCGTACTGGTTCCCGACGCTGCTGCAGAACGGCAAGGCGCTGACGCCGCAGCAGGTGACGGTCTACTACAAGTCCGGCATCGACGACTACCGGCGGGTGCGCCCGTTCCCGGCCGGCTTCCGGCTGCTGGTCGGCAACGCCAAGGCGCCGGCCGGTGAGACGTTCCAGGGCACCTGGAGCTGCGGCGGGCAGACCGGCCCGGAGATCCCGGCGTCGTGCCCGGACGGCTCCTCGCTGATCGTCCGCCACAAGGCGCCGAGCTGCTGGGACGGCAAGCACCTGGACACCCCGGACCACAAGTCGCACATGGCGTGGCCGGTGCGGGGGGAGTGCCCGCGGAGCCACCCGGTGCCGCTGCCGATGTTCGAGATGAAGGTGCCGTACAAGCTGCCCGGCGGTGTTACCAAGGGGCTGGCGCTGTCGTCCGGGGCGGCGAACACGTTCCACTTCGACTTCATGAACGGGTGGGACCCGGCACGCCAGGCCGAGGTGATCGCGCACTGCGTGAACGGTGGACGACAGTGCAACGGAGTCGGGTACGACCAGCACAAGCCGTGA
- a CDS encoding MFS transporter produces MDPQTNTGHPRRWAILGVLVISLLVVVLDNTILNVAIRVLADPNEGLGATQAELEWAVNSYTLVFAALLFSFGILGDRWGRKRFLIAGLLIFGLSSLASAYAQTPGQLIATRALMGLGGAAIMPVTLSIISVVFDPRERARAIGLWSGSVGLAVAIGPILGGVLLEHFWWGSVFLINVPIALLGMVLIAVLVPESRNPNPGRIDLLGVVLSVVGLTSLVYGIIDGGENGFDQPAVWAFIVAGVAVLAAFVAWERRYAYPSLDVKLFRNGRFSASIASIGLVFFASMGTFFFMSFYLQLVRDYTPLQTGLLLLPFAVAQLAFAPASAGMVQRFGGRAVSVAGLALVGVSLLGFLLVDTDVPIWVVAVLFFVQGAGMANIMPPAMEAVMSTLPRERAGVGSAISNTIRQVAVALGIAVLGSVLAAVYRSQIADAVAPLPDAARDAASESIAGAYAVAAQAGPQGAGLVTAANDAFVNAMHVSAVVGAVVVFIGVLVALRWLPGRGRAAHTPPTQVERVREEVAETGGDPNLVDVR; encoded by the coding sequence ATGGATCCGCAGACCAACACCGGTCACCCGCGGCGCTGGGCCATTCTCGGCGTCCTGGTCATCAGCCTGCTCGTGGTCGTGCTCGACAACACGATCCTCAACGTCGCCATCCGCGTGCTCGCCGACCCGAACGAGGGCCTCGGCGCCACCCAGGCGGAGCTCGAGTGGGCCGTCAACTCGTACACGCTGGTCTTCGCCGCGCTGCTGTTCAGCTTCGGCATCCTGGGTGACCGCTGGGGCCGCAAGCGCTTCCTGATCGCCGGCCTGCTCATCTTCGGGCTCAGCTCGCTGGCGTCGGCCTACGCGCAGACCCCCGGCCAGCTGATCGCGACGCGCGCGCTGATGGGTCTCGGCGGCGCGGCGATCATGCCGGTCACGCTCTCCATCATCTCGGTCGTCTTCGACCCGCGCGAGCGCGCCCGGGCGATCGGCCTCTGGTCCGGCTCGGTCGGCCTCGCGGTCGCGATCGGCCCGATCCTCGGCGGCGTCCTGCTGGAGCACTTCTGGTGGGGCTCGGTCTTCCTGATCAACGTACCCATCGCGCTGCTCGGCATGGTCCTGATCGCGGTGCTGGTGCCGGAGTCGCGCAACCCGAACCCGGGCCGGATCGACCTGCTCGGCGTGGTGCTCTCCGTGGTCGGCCTCACCTCGCTGGTCTACGGCATCATCGACGGCGGCGAGAACGGCTTCGACCAGCCCGCGGTGTGGGCGTTCATCGTGGCCGGCGTGGCGGTGCTGGCCGCGTTCGTCGCCTGGGAGCGGCGGTACGCCTACCCCTCGCTGGACGTCAAGCTGTTCCGCAACGGCCGGTTCTCCGCCTCGATCGCCTCGATCGGCCTGGTCTTCTTCGCCAGCATGGGCACGTTCTTCTTCATGAGCTTCTACCTGCAGCTGGTCCGGGACTACACGCCGCTGCAGACCGGCCTGCTGCTGCTGCCGTTCGCCGTGGCCCAGCTGGCGTTCGCGCCGGCCAGCGCCGGCATGGTGCAGCGCTTCGGCGGGCGCGCGGTGTCGGTGGCCGGTCTCGCGCTGGTCGGCGTGTCGCTGCTCGGGTTCCTGCTGGTCGACACGGACGTCCCGATCTGGGTGGTCGCCGTGCTCTTCTTCGTCCAGGGCGCCGGCATGGCCAACATCATGCCGCCGGCCATGGAGGCGGTCATGTCCACGCTGCCGCGCGAGCGGGCCGGCGTCGGCTCCGCGATCAGCAACACGATCCGGCAGGTCGCGGTCGCGCTCGGCATCGCGGTGCTCGGCTCCGTGCTGGCCGCGGTCTACCGGAGCCAGATCGCCGACGCGGTCGCGCCGCTGCCGGACGCCGCGCGGGACGCGGCCTCCGAGTCGATCGCCGGCGCGTACGCGGTGGCGGCGCAGGCCGGGCCGCAGGGTGCCGGGCTGGTGACCGCCGCGAACGACGCGTTCGTCAACGCCATGCACGTCTCCGCGGTCGTCGGCGCGGTCGTGGTGTTCATCGGCGTGCTGGTCGCGCTCAGGTGGCTGCCCGGCCGCGGCCGGGCGGCGCACACGCCGCCGACGCAGGTGGAGCGGGTCCGCGAGGAGGTCGCCGAGACCGGTGGCGATCCGAACCTGGTCGACGTCCGATAA
- a CDS encoding TetR-like C-terminal domain-containing protein, which yields MTLTAPDAPRPPEPRAPGRPRSSRADEAIIEATLDLLAEGSSIEALAIEAIAARAGVGKATIYRRWAGKDALLRDALARLKRPPADPDTGDVREDLLILARSIGKNKDPRAEKIMPCLVPEAMRSAEQYTTYQQIVEPRRAVTREILRRGIARGELRADLDVEVVLTALTGPILIQRMLRWNPRLDEERFPEQVVDLVMKAITA from the coding sequence ATGACACTCACCGCGCCGGATGCGCCGCGACCGCCCGAGCCGCGCGCGCCAGGGCGCCCGCGGAGCAGCCGCGCGGACGAGGCGATCATCGAGGCCACGCTCGACCTGCTGGCCGAGGGCAGCAGCATCGAGGCGCTCGCCATCGAGGCGATCGCGGCCCGGGCCGGCGTCGGCAAGGCCACCATCTACCGCCGCTGGGCGGGCAAGGACGCGCTGCTGCGCGACGCGCTGGCCCGCCTCAAGCGCCCGCCGGCCGACCCGGACACCGGCGACGTGCGCGAGGACCTGCTGATCCTGGCGCGGTCCATCGGCAAGAACAAGGACCCGCGCGCCGAGAAGATCATGCCGTGCCTGGTGCCGGAGGCGATGCGTTCCGCGGAGCAGTACACGACGTACCAGCAGATCGTCGAGCCGCGCCGCGCGGTCACCCGGGAGATCCTGCGCCGCGGCATCGCGCGCGGCGAACTGCGTGCCGACCTGGACGTCGAGGTGGTGCTGACCGCGCTCACCGGCCCGATCCTGATCCAGCGGATGCTGCGGTGGAACCCGCGGCTGGACGAGGAGCGGTTCCCCGAGCAGGTCGTCGATCTCGTGATGAAGGCGATCACGGCCTGA
- the ruvC gene encoding crossover junction endodeoxyribonuclease RuvC, with the protein MRVLGIDPGLTRCGVGVVEGVPGRPCTLVAYHVVRTDAADELPVRLLRLETELNELVARYEPESVAVERVFAQHNVRTVMGTAQASAVAVLSGARRGIAVETYTPSEVKAAITGSGTADKAQMITMVQRLLRLDAPPRPADAADALALAICHVWRGGTRARVAAAAAKIEAAVRKAKTEQAAAVRQRGGTR; encoded by the coding sequence GTGCGGGTGCTCGGCATCGACCCGGGCCTGACCCGGTGCGGCGTGGGCGTGGTCGAGGGCGTGCCCGGCCGTCCGTGCACGCTGGTGGCGTACCACGTGGTCCGCACCGACGCCGCCGACGAGCTGCCGGTGCGGCTGCTGCGCCTGGAGACCGAGCTGAACGAGCTGGTCGCGCGCTACGAACCGGAGAGCGTCGCGGTCGAGCGGGTCTTCGCCCAGCACAACGTGCGCACCGTGATGGGGACCGCGCAGGCCAGCGCCGTCGCCGTGCTCTCCGGCGCGCGGCGCGGGATAGCCGTGGAGACGTATACGCCGAGTGAGGTCAAGGCCGCCATCACCGGCTCCGGCACCGCGGACAAGGCGCAGATGATCACCATGGTCCAGCGCCTGCTCCGGCTGGACGCGCCGCCCAGGCCCGCGGACGCGGCGGACGCGCTCGCGCTCGCGATCTGCCACGTCTGGCGCGGCGGCACCCGGGCGCGCGTGGCCGCGGCCGCGGCGAAGATCGAGGCAGCGGTGCGGAAGGCCAAGACCGAGCAAGCAGCGGCGGTACGCCAGCGAGGGGGGACCCGATGA
- the ruvA gene encoding Holliday junction branch migration protein RuvA, with the protein MIASVRGRVVAVAPDAAVIEVGGVGMAVQCSPNTLAGLRLGEEARLATSLVVREDSLTLYGFADDDEKQLFELLQTASGVGPRLAQAALAVHSPDVLRKAIGGGDTATLTRVPGIGKKGAERLVLELRDRIGPLPIGADGVTGPTSGAWQTQVAQALTGLGWTQSQADQAVAMVAETVDGPTPPVPQLLKQAIRLLGKTR; encoded by the coding sequence ATGATCGCCAGTGTCCGGGGGCGGGTGGTGGCCGTCGCGCCGGACGCCGCCGTGATCGAGGTCGGCGGCGTCGGCATGGCCGTGCAGTGCAGCCCGAACACGCTGGCCGGCCTGCGCCTCGGCGAGGAGGCGCGGCTCGCCACCTCGCTGGTGGTCCGCGAGGACTCGCTGACGCTCTACGGTTTCGCCGACGACGACGAGAAGCAGCTGTTCGAGCTGCTGCAGACCGCGTCCGGGGTCGGGCCGCGGCTGGCCCAGGCCGCGCTCGCGGTGCACTCGCCGGACGTGCTGCGCAAGGCGATCGGCGGCGGCGACACGGCGACGCTCACCCGCGTACCCGGGATCGGCAAGAAGGGCGCGGAGCGCCTGGTCCTGGAACTCCGCGACCGGATCGGGCCGCTGCCGATCGGCGCGGACGGCGTCACCGGGCCGACCTCCGGCGCCTGGCAGACCCAGGTCGCGCAGGCGCTCACCGGGCTGGGTTGGACGCAGAGTCAGGCCGACCAGGCGGTCGCCATGGTCGCGGAGACCGTCGACGGCCCCACCCCGCCCGTCCCGCAGCTGCTCAAGCAGGCGATCCGGCTGCTGGGCAAGACCCGATGA
- the ruvB gene encoding Holliday junction branch migration DNA helicase RuvB — translation MSSEDVIVSAYANPGDREAEASVRPKRLDEFIAQHRVRDQLDLLLKGALGRGAPPDHILLSGPPGLGKTTLANIVAAELGVGIRTTSGPVIERSGDLAAILTSLSEGDVLFIDEIHRIARPAEELLYSAMEDFRVDVVVGKGPGATAIPLDVEPFTLVGATTRSGLLTGPMRDRFGFVAHLDFYDAADLEALIRRSAGIFGVPITDDGAAEIARRSRGTPRIANRLLRRVRDFAEVRADGVVTRDVAKAALKVYDVDDLGLDRLDKAVVHALVTSFRGGPVGLSTLAVAVGEQPDTVEEVCEPFLVRAGLLARTPRGRVATEAAWHHLGKTPPGPISLGQPDLFSRGGE, via the coding sequence ATGAGTTCCGAAGACGTGATCGTCTCCGCCTACGCGAACCCGGGCGACCGGGAGGCGGAGGCCAGCGTCCGGCCGAAGCGGCTGGACGAGTTCATCGCGCAGCACCGCGTGCGCGACCAGCTCGACCTGCTGCTGAAGGGCGCGCTCGGCCGCGGCGCGCCGCCGGACCACATCCTGCTCTCCGGCCCGCCCGGTCTCGGCAAGACCACGCTCGCCAACATCGTCGCGGCGGAGCTGGGCGTGGGCATCCGCACCACCAGCGGCCCGGTGATCGAGCGGTCCGGCGACCTGGCCGCGATCCTCACCAGCCTCTCCGAGGGCGACGTGCTGTTCATCGACGAGATCCACCGCATCGCGCGCCCCGCGGAGGAACTGCTCTACAGCGCGATGGAGGACTTCCGGGTCGACGTGGTGGTCGGCAAGGGCCCCGGGGCCACCGCGATCCCGCTGGACGTGGAGCCGTTCACGCTGGTCGGCGCCACCACCCGGTCCGGCCTGCTGACCGGCCCGATGCGCGACCGGTTCGGCTTCGTCGCGCACCTGGACTTCTACGACGCGGCCGATCTGGAGGCGCTGATCCGCCGCTCGGCCGGCATCTTCGGCGTGCCGATCACGGACGACGGCGCCGCCGAGATCGCCCGCCGCTCCCGCGGCACGCCCCGCATCGCGAACCGGCTGCTCCGCCGCGTGCGCGACTTCGCGGAGGTGCGCGCGGACGGCGTGGTCACCCGCGACGTGGCCAAGGCCGCGCTCAAGGTCTACGACGTCGACGACCTGGGCCTGGACCGGCTGGACAAGGCGGTCGTGCACGCGCTGGTCACGTCGTTCCGCGGCGGCCCGGTCGGCCTGTCGACGCTGGCCGTCGCCGTGGGGGAGCAGCCGGACACGGTCGAGGAGGTGTGCGAGCCGTTCCTGGTGCGGGCCGGGCTGCTGGCGCGCACGCCGCGCGGCCGGGTCGCCACCGAGGCCGCGTGGCACCATCTCGGCAAGACGCCGCCCGGCCCGATCTCACTCGGTCAGCCCGACCTGTTCTCGAGGGGCGGGGAGTAA
- the yajC gene encoding preprotein translocase subunit YajC encodes MILMVVGLVAVTYFMMIRPQQKRRREAEQMQSRLTVGDEVVTIGGLYGTVAGHDDETVTIEAHPDVLLRFARPAIARVVTRADAPEAEEAVAVADETPADSQRASLDSKDVVKE; translated from the coding sequence ATGATCCTCATGGTGGTCGGCCTGGTGGCCGTCACGTACTTCATGATGATTCGTCCGCAGCAGAAGCGCCGCCGCGAGGCCGAGCAGATGCAGAGCCGGCTGACCGTCGGCGACGAGGTGGTGACCATCGGCGGGCTGTACGGCACGGTCGCCGGCCACGACGACGAGACCGTCACCATCGAGGCGCACCCCGACGTGCTGCTGCGCTTCGCCCGCCCGGCGATCGCCCGCGTCGTGACCAGGGCGGACGCGCCGGAGGCCGAGGAGGCCGTCGCGGTCGCGGACGAGACCCCGGCCGACTCGCAGCGTGCCTCTCTGGACAGCAAGGACGTTGTCAAGGAGTGA